A genomic window from Glycine max cultivar Williams 82 chromosome 17, Glycine_max_v4.0, whole genome shotgun sequence includes:
- the LOC100798260 gene encoding calmodulin-binding receptor-like cytoplasmic kinase 3, with the protein MAITVLFLVLLLQLWTVFGSEVVLQSRDCDSDWVAHSYSSHGQDLFYINGNVVNKVAFCEALQLYIAKGCDVKDYFGSVKCVVDDSFVNLPLKAGRKLLKDLSNESTPRGDSNPVSSKVVVIGAGGALLVCCAVLCPCFYAKRRKATSHAVLAKDPNSMDSVSSFEASTNDKIPASPLRVPPSPSRFSMSPKLTRLKSLHLNLNQVTRATQNFSETLQIGEGGFGTVYKAKLEDGRVVAVKRAKKEHFDSLRTEFSSEIELLAKIDHRNLVKLLGYIDKGNERLLITEFVPNGTLREHLDGMRGKILDFNQRLEIAIDVAHGLTYLHLYAEKQIIHRDVKSSNILLTESMRAKVADFGFARLGPVNTDQTHISTKVKGTVGYLDPEYMKTYQLTPKSDVYSFGILLLEIVTGRRPVELKKTVEERVTLRWAFRKYNEGSVVELVDPLMEEAVNGDVLMKMFDLAFQCAAPIRTDRPDMKSVGEQLWAIRADYLKSARRE; encoded by the exons ATGGCTATCACTGTGTTGTTCTTGGTGCTGTTGCTGCAATTGTGGACAGTTTTTGGCTCTGAGGTTGTCCTACAGTCAAGGGATTGTGACTCTGATTGGGTGGCACATTCGTATTCTAGTCATGGTCAGGATCTGTTCTACATAAACGGCAATGTAGTGAACAAAGTTGCTTTCTGTGAGGCTCTCCAATTGTATATTGCAAAGGGGTGTGATGTGAAGGACTACTTTGGAAGTGTCAAATGTGTGGTGGATGACTCTTTTG TGAATTTACCTTTAAAGGCAGGGAGGAAACTTTTGAAGGATTTGAGCAATGAATCCACACCACGAGGAGATTCTAATCCTGTGTCATCCAAAGTAGTTGTTATTGGTGCGGGGGGAGCTTTGTTGGTGTGTTGTGCTGTTCTTTGTCCTTGTTTCTATGCCAAGAGACGTAAAGCAACTTCTCATGCTGTTCTGGCCAAGGACCCAAATTCAA TGGATTCGGTTTCCTCCTTCGAAGCCTCCACTAATGATAAGATTCCAGCCAGTCCACTTCGGGTGCCACCTAGTCCGTCAAGATTCTCAATGTCTCCAAAACTCACTAGACTTAAATCGTTGCATCTCAATCTGAACCAAGTTACAAGAGCTACCCAAAACTTCTCAGAAACATTACAAATAGGAGAGGGAGGTTTTGGAACTGTCTACAAGGCCAAGTTGGAAGATGGCCGGGTTGTGGCTGTAAAACGTGCAAAAAAG GAACATTTTGATAGTTTGAGAACAGAATTCAGCAGTGAAATTGAACTTTTGGCCAAAATTGATCACCGAAACCTGGTGAAGCTACTAGGTTATATTGACAAAGGAAACGAACGCCTTCTTATTACAGAGTTTGTGCCAAATGGTACCCTTAGAGAACATTTGGATG GTATGCGTGGAAAAATCCTAGACTTCAATCAGCGCCTTGAAATTGCAATTGATGTTGCTCATGGCCTGACCTATCTGCATCTGTATGCAG AAAAGCAAATTATTCATCGAGATGTGAAATCATCCAATATTCTTCTGACAGAAAGCATGCGAGCCAAAGTTGCTGATTTTGGATTTGCAAGGCTAGGACCAGTGAACACTGATCAGACACACATTTCTACCAAAGTGAAGGGAACAGTCGGTTATTTGGACCCTGAGTATATGAAAACATACCAACTCACTCCCAAGAGTGACGTTTATTCATTTGGAATTTTGCTTTTAGAAATTGTGACAGGCCGCCGTCCTGTTGAGTTGAAGAAAACTGTTGAAGAGCGGGTTACACTCAGATGG GCCTTCAGGAAGTATAATGAAGGAAGTGTGGTGGAACTGGTGGATCCTCTAATGGAAGAAGCTGTAAACGGAGATGTTCTGATGAAAATGTTTGATTTGGCGTTTCAATGTGCAGCCCCCATTCGAACAGATAGACCTGACATGAAATCAGTGGGCGAACAATTGTGGGCTATAAGGGCAGATTACCTCAAGAGTGCAAGGAGAGAataa